A window of Bacteroidetes bacterium SB0662_bin_6 genomic DNA:
TTCAGGCGGGGGACGTGGTCGGCCTGTACGGAAATCTCGGAGTGGGAAAGACGGTGTTTGCGCAAGGGTTGTGCGAGGGGCTCGGGCTGGCCGCCGAACAGATTACCAGCCCCACATTCTCCATCCTGCACGAGTACGAAGGCGGCACCTGGCCTGTCTATCATTTCGACGCCTACCGTATTGAAAAACCGGACGAATTCTTCGATATCGGGTACGAGGAGTATTTCTTTGGAAACGGCGTATGTATCATCGAGTGGGCCGAGCGCATCGAGCCGCTGCTGCCCCCGGAAACGTTACGGTTTCGCATGAAACACGAAACGGAAAACGAACGAAGCATCCACTTCGGCGGGATTGCGCCATGATGCGCGAGATCGACGCCCTGCTTGCAAAACTTCCCCGATTTTCAGAGCAGGGAATATGGAAACCGGGCCTCGAACGTACGCACCATCTTCTCGACGCCCTTGGACGCCCGCAGGATGCGTTCGATATCGTGCATGTGGCCGGTACGAACGGCAAGGGATCCACCGCATCGTTTCTTGCCGCAATGAGCCGCGCTGCGGGACTGCGAACCGGGCTTCATACGTCGCCGCACCTGTGGAAGGTGACGGAACGTATGCGGATCAACGGACAGGCTGCGCCGGAAAACTGGCTGGCCGACGCCCTGCGGCGCACCCGATCTCTTGTCGAAAAAACGCAACCGAGCTATTTCGAACTGACCTTCGCACTCAGCCTGTTGTACTTTGCGGAACATGGCGCGGATCTGGCTGTCGTCGAGACGGGGATGGGCGGGCGGCTCGACGCCACGAATGTACTCAGCCCGGTGCTCTCGATCATCACCGAGATCAGCCTCGATCACACCCGGTTTCTGGGGCATACCCTCGAACATATTGCCCAGGAGAAGGCAGGTATCGTCAAACCCGGCATCCCCGTGGTAACGAGCGCCCGGTCCCCTGCGGTCGAAGTGATCGAAGAGATTGCCGAAACGCGCGGCGCCCCGGTACACCGGATCGAACGGGAGGTGCAGATGCTGTCGGAATCCATTGCCTTGACGAAATCGACGGTTACGGTATCCACGCCGAGCCGAACCTTCCAGGACCTGCATGTGGGATTGGCCGGGAAACATCAGATCCGGAATGCCATGACCGCGCTGCGAGCGGCGGAATTATTGCATATCGACAAACGCGCCGTGCATACGGGCATGCGGGAG
This region includes:
- the tsaE gene encoding tRNA (adenosine(37)-N6)-threonylcarbamoyltransferase complex ATPase subunit type 1 TsaE; the encoded protein is MKHLFPAHTSGAAETRRLGRTVAKQLQAGDVVGLYGNLGVGKTVFAQGLCEGLGLAAEQITSPTFSILHEYEGGTWPVYHFDAYRIEKPDEFFDIGYEEYFFGNGVCIIEWAERIEPLLPPETLRFRMKHETENERSIHFGGIAP
- a CDS encoding bifunctional folylpolyglutamate synthase/dihydrofolate synthase; translation: MYHRVGRAHRAAAAPGNVTVSHETRNGKRTKHPLRRDCAMMREIDALLAKLPRFSEQGIWKPGLERTHHLLDALGRPQDAFDIVHVAGTNGKGSTASFLAAMSRAAGLRTGLHTSPHLWKVTERMRINGQAAPENWLADALRRTRSLVEKTQPSYFELTFALSLLYFAEHGADLAVVETGMGGRLDATNVLSPVLSIITEISLDHTRFLGHTLEHIAQEKAGIVKPGIPVVTSARSPAVEVIEEIAETRGAPVHRIEREVQMLSESIALTKSTVTVSTPSRTFQDLHVGLAGKHQIRNAMTALRAAELLHIDKRAVHTGMREVCTLSGLHGRWEVLGEKPLVVTDAAHNADALAATLHHLKAFRRAGSALTVLFGVMRDKDTGAMGKLLAEAGAYVRPVKPVSDRMCTPEELAGVLRNAGVRVGEPCTIREGIRAFLAEASAADTLLTTGSHRIAVRPEDLSP